TGTCTTTCTTAAATGCTATTAATAAGCTAATTAACATCCTTAAAATAGCTTATTAACATTTTTGTTCACATTCAGTTAACATACTGTTGATTTTTCCTTATTAAATATTCTAATCTTTTATTTGGAGGATAAAAAACTATCCTGGTATAGAAAAAAAATTAACCCTCACCAAGTTTATTTTTTACCGGCTTATTATAATCTCTCAACCAGTTATTAACACATTGTTAATATGATAGAGTGATATTTTTATAAGCATCATCACTTATTAACAGCTTGTTGATAAGGTATAAATATCATTGATTATCAAAGACTCTAAATTAACACCACCTGTTAGTATCCTGTTATTAGATCTGTTTTTAGAAGAATTACAAAGAAAAATAGAAAGTCTTACCAACAGTATTAACAGGATATATTTATTATATTATTTTTTAGAAATTTAAAAAAAGGAAATAATAATAATAAGGATGTTGATAACAGAGTTTTTATGCTTACAACAAATTTTTAGACATTCACGTAATAGTTAAAAATGTTTAGTTAATCTTGCAATGATTTTGCTATCTTGCCTGCTATTAAAATCCATATTAAAAGAATGAATTGGGAAAGTAAAAATTATTCCATCTTATTGGTCGAAGACAATAAATTAAATCAAACTGTAGTTAAGTTTACATTGAAACGATACGGTTACAAGATTGATGTTGCCAATAATGGAATTGAAGCAGTTGAAAAGTACAAGGAGGGAACTTACGATTTTATTTTAATGGATATTATGATGCCAGAAATGGACGGTATCGAAGCCACTAAAGAAATTAGAATTTTTGAAAACAAAGAAAAGCATACTCCAATAATAGCTCTCACAGCCGATATAATGATTGCTAACGAAGAAAAATGTCTCGAGAGTGGTATGGATGCACATTTATCAAAACCATTCGAAGTAGAGCATTTTTTTAGAATTTTAGAAAAATTAAATTTATAAGTCTATTTTACAGATTTCTAATAATTGTGCCGGTATTTAAACATATCGGCTTATTTATTTTGTGTAACTTTTGCAGTTAAATATTAAAATTCAATTTTAATTTTGCCGAATGGAAGATAATTTGGACATAAGGAATCAGAATTTTCCTGATAAGGAAAAGGAATTCGATAATGAATTAAGGCCTTTACAGTTTTCTGATTTTCGCGGTCAAAAAAAAATAGTTGAGAATCTGAGTATTTTTGTAAAGGCTGCAAAAATGCGCGAGGAAGCTTTAGATCATGTACTACTTCATGGACCTCCAGGACTTGGAAAAACAACTTTATCTAATATTCTGGCTAATGAATTAGGAGTGGGTTTAAAAATTACTTCGGGACCAGTTCTTGATAAACCTGGAGATTTGGCAGGACTTTTAACTAATTTGGAAGAGAATGATGTGCTGTTTATTGACGAAATACATCGTTTAAGTCCGATTGTAGAGGAGTATTTATATTCTGCAATGGAAGACTTCAAAATTGATATCATGATTGATAAAGGGCCTGCAGCACGTTCTATTCAGCTCGAGCTAAATCCATTTACTTTGATAGGTGCTACTACTCGTTCTGGTTTGTTAACCTCGCCTCTTCGTGCCCGATTTGGAATTAATTGTCATTTGGAATATTATGATCTTTCTGTATTAACTAAAATTGTACAAAGAAGTGCTGGAATTTTAAATGTCGACATTACCCATGAAGCTGCTGGCGAAATTGCTTCCAGAAGTAGAGGAACTCCTCGAATTGTTAATGCACTCTTAAGACGAGTAAGAGATTTTGCTCAAGTAAAAGGAAATGGTTCTATTGATCTTAATATTACTAAATTTTCTTTAGAAGCCTTAAATATTGATAAGCACGGATTGGATGAAATGGACAATCGTATTTTAAATACTGTTATCGATAAATTTAATGGTGGACCAGTTGGAATTTCTACAATTGCTACTGCTGTTGGAGAAGATAGCGGAACAATTGAAGAAGTTTATGAACCATTTTTAATTAAAGAGGGATTTATAAAACGAACACCTCGTGGTCGTGAAGTAACTCCTTTGGCTTATTCGCATTTGGGTAAGAGTAATTTTACTGATCCTGAACTCTTATTTTAAATTAAATGAAAAAAATACTTTCTATTTTATATACCCTAGCAACAGTTTTAATAATTGTTGGTGCTTTATTTATTTTACAGTCGGAAACTTACGGAATTGTTCTTTTAACTTGCGGATTAGGACTAAATATCGTTTATAGAATTCTTAACTTAAATTGGACTAAAGTAAAAGAATTTCATATTATGTCTTTACTTAAGCTTATGGGAATTATTGTTATGGGAATAGCTTGTGTTTTAATATTTTCTAAATCAGATCAGAGATTTAATATCTTAATTTTATCAATTGTACTTGATTTAGTATTAAATTCTAAAGAAATATCTTTTCGTACGAAATAAGTAAAACAACTTAATAGAGAGAAAAGTTTAAGAAAACATGTGTTTCTACTAAATAGCAATATTGTTTAAGGCCTTAGATAAAGAATAGGTTTCAGTATTATTCTTTTTTATAATGGCTTCAATTTTTTCTTTTAAAACAAGATTAGATTCTGAAATTTTAAAAGGTATTGTAAAATAGAAAATAGATCCATCACCAATTTTAGAATCTATATGTATTTTTCCTTTTAATGTATTTATTAGTCCTTTGCATAAACTTAATCCCAAACCAGCTCCTGAGTGTACTCGAGTATAGGAATTATCGATTTGAGTAAATTTTTTAAATATTTTTTCTGATTCTTTTTCTGCAATTCCAGGACCAGTATCTTTTACATAAAACAGAATGTTATTTTTATCCTGAATTGCACATCCAAAATCAATTTCACCCTTATCAGTAAATTTCACTGCATTATCCAGTAAATAGGATAAGATTTTAAATAATTTATCGTGGTCGGTTAATATTTTAATTTCTTCTAAATCCTGATAATAATTAAGGATTATATTTTTCTTTGAATCGTAAATTTTCTTGCTAAATGAAATGTGCAATTTTTCAAATAGTGTATGAATTTCTTTTTCCGATTCCTTTAAAATTACCACACCACTTTCTAATTGTGATAACTCAAGAATTCTATTAAACAAATCAAGTAGTTCTTTACTACTCGAATTTAGTATTTTAGTAAATTCGTTACGCTCATCTTTAGAAAGAGAGTCGTCTCGTAATAATTCAGATGCACCTACCACGGCATTCATAGGAGTACGAATTTCGTGCGACATATTAGAGAGAAAAGAATTTTTAAGCTGTTCTGCTTGTTTTAATTGTTCTTTTGCTTCAGCTAATTGTTCTTGTAATTCTTTGTAAGTTGGATTTTTTTCCATGCAAATGAAAATTTACCTTTATTATAAAGATTATAGGTTTGTATTCAAATTATAGTACATAAACCAATTATCTTAGAGTGATTATCATTAAAAAAATAATGATAGAACTTTATTTAAACTAAAATGTCATCAACAGTAATTTTTTCAGTCATTCCACCTTTGGTATTTTTTAAATCTTCAGTGCTAAGTGTTTCAAAATTTTTCATTTTATGGGGTTTTATTTTGTTAGTATTTTGTATTAACCGATAGAAAATATTGGATTGTTTTAAGATTGGATTCTTTAAACTAAAATGTCATCAACAGTAATTTTTTCAGTCATTCCACCTTTGGTATTTTTTAAATCTTCTGTGCTTAGGATTTCGAAGTTTTTCATTTTATGGGTTTTATTTTGTTAGTATTTTGTATTAATCGATAGAAAATATTGGATTGTTTTAAGATTGGATTCTTTAAACTAAAATGTCATCAACAGTAATTTTTTCAGTCATTCCACCTTTGGTATTTTTTAAATCTTCTGTGCTTAGGATTTCGAAGTTTTTCATTTTATGGGTTTTATTTTGTTAGTATTTTGTATTAATCGATAGAAAATATTGGATTGTTTTAAGATTGGATTCTTTAAACTAAAATGTCATCAACAGTAATTTTTTCAGTCATTCCACCTTTGGTATTTTTTAAATCTTCAGTGCTTAGGGTTTCGAAATTTTTCATTTTATGGGTTTTATTTTGTTAGTATTTTGTATTAACCGATAGAAAATATTGGATTGAATGCTTTAAACTAAAATGTCATCAACAGTAATTTTTTCAGTCATTCCACCTTTGGTATTTTTTAAATCTTCAGTGCTTAGGGTTTCGAAATTTTTCATTTTATGGGTTTTATTTTGTTAGTATTTTGTATTAACCGATAGAAAATATTGGATTGAATGCTTTAAACTAAAATGTCATCAACAGTAATTTTTTCAGTCATTCCACCTTTGGTATTTTTTAAATCTTCAGTGCTTAGGGTTTCGAAATTTTTCATTTTATGGGGTTTTGTTTTTAGTATTATTAAAATCAATTACACCCCTTTATTCCGGTTTTTTGAAAAAGGTAACCCTCGGAAAGCAACTTTTTTTAAAAAAAAACGAAAAAAACTATTTATATTTAAATTCTATAAGGAATTATCTTGAACTTAAATTATTGATAGATAACATCTTAAATAAATACAATAAGTGTGAAAAATATTTTAAAAAAAATCTTAATTTTTTCTATTTTTCTTGTTTTCCTATCTGGCGAAAACATGAATTTTGCCAATTCTATCTATTTTATTTCAGCGCAGAATGTTAAAAATAATTCCGATACTTTATTAACTAATCAATTTAATAGAGCCTATCAATTTCTGAGAAATGGGGAGTATTCTTATTCTGAGCAATCTTTCAGAAATGCACTGCAAACTATTGAGTTAGGCGAAGTGCAAGATGATAATATGATTTACAGAACCTATGTAAATTTTGGAGTTTTACTAAATAGAATTGGGAAGAGAAAGGAAGCCACTAAATTTTATGATTTAGCTGAGCAATTCACAATTGAAAATTTTGGCACTAACAATCAAAAATTAGTTCCCATTTATGTGAATAAAGGTAATATTTATAACAGTGAGGAAGATGTTTTTAAAGCTCAAAGTTATTATGAAAAAGCTTTAGCTATTATAGGTGATAATAATTCTAGATATCTGTCGCATATTTATAATAATTTGGGTAGTAATAATTATCGAAAAAAGAATTACAAAACAGCTATTTATTACTATCAAAAATCTTTAAAAATAAAGTCAGGTAATAAATCAATCACCTATTGTGGTCTTGCCAATTGTTATAAGGTTATAGGTAATTACAATAAGGCAGAAAAGTATTTTAAATTAAGTATTTCTAATGTTAAAAATACTTTTGGTGAAGATTATTATTTATTGGGAGATTATTATTTAAACTATGCAGTGTTCTTAGATCACTTAAATGAACATGATAGGGCTTTAAAAAATTTGAACTTAGCTTATGAGGTTTATATAAAAAATTACGGATTTAAGCATACAGATACAGCACTTTGTCTAAAGAATTTAGGGGATTGGTATTCTAGTACAAAAAAAGATTATCCTCAGGCATTAGAATATTACCAAAAGGCAATTCTTTCTGAAATAGATAAATTTGAGGATACAGATATTTACCAAAATCCTTCTATCGATATTATCGATCCTCAAATTTCAATAGTTCGAATACTTAAGACGAAAGCCAAGGCATTAAAGTCTCTGTATTTGCATTCATCTAAAATTAATGATCTTGTTTTTAGTCTCAAATCTTTCGATTTATGTTTGGATATTATTGATAAAATCAGGATTGCATATCTCGATGAAGAAAGTAAGTTTGCTTTATCTGAAAACGAAAGGGATACTTATACACAAGCTATTGAAATAGCCGTTGAGCTCTATAAAAAGACAGGTGATGATAAGTATAAAGAAAAAGCTTTTAAGTATGCAGAAAGGTCTAAATCGGCTAGTTTAACATCTTCTTTAAATGAGGTAAATGCTAAAAATTTTGGTGGCATTCCGCAAGATTTACAAGATCAGGAAATTCAATTGAGAAAAGAAATTGCAGAATTTC
This genomic interval from uncultured Marinifilum sp. contains the following:
- a CDS encoding response regulator codes for the protein MNWESKNYSILLVEDNKLNQTVVKFTLKRYGYKIDVANNGIEAVEKYKEGTYDFILMDIMMPEMDGIEATKEIRIFENKEKHTPIIALTADIMIANEEKCLESGMDAHLSKPFEVEHFFRILEKLNL
- the ruvB gene encoding Holliday junction branch migration DNA helicase RuvB, which codes for MEDNLDIRNQNFPDKEKEFDNELRPLQFSDFRGQKKIVENLSIFVKAAKMREEALDHVLLHGPPGLGKTTLSNILANELGVGLKITSGPVLDKPGDLAGLLTNLEENDVLFIDEIHRLSPIVEEYLYSAMEDFKIDIMIDKGPAARSIQLELNPFTLIGATTRSGLLTSPLRARFGINCHLEYYDLSVLTKIVQRSAGILNVDITHEAAGEIASRSRGTPRIVNALLRRVRDFAQVKGNGSIDLNITKFSLEALNIDKHGLDEMDNRILNTVIDKFNGGPVGISTIATAVGEDSGTIEEVYEPFLIKEGFIKRTPRGREVTPLAYSHLGKSNFTDPELLF
- a CDS encoding HAMP domain-containing sensor histidine kinase — its product is MEKNPTYKELQEQLAEAKEQLKQAEQLKNSFLSNMSHEIRTPMNAVVGASELLRDDSLSKDERNEFTKILNSSSKELLDLFNRILELSQLESGVVILKESEKEIHTLFEKLHISFSKKIYDSKKNIILNYYQDLEEIKILTDHDKLFKILSYLLDNAVKFTDKGEIDFGCAIQDKNNILFYVKDTGPGIAEKESEKIFKKFTQIDNSYTRVHSGAGLGLSLCKGLINTLKGKIHIDSKIGDGSIFYFTIPFKISESNLVLKEKIEAIIKKNNTETYSLSKALNNIAI
- a CDS encoding bacteriocin; this encodes MKNFETLSTEDLKNTKGGMTEKITVDDILV
- a CDS encoding bacteriocin; this encodes MKNFETLSTEDLKNTKGGMTEKITVDDILV
- a CDS encoding CHAT domain-containing tetratricopeptide repeat protein, whose protein sequence is MKNILKKILIFSIFLVFLSGENMNFANSIYFISAQNVKNNSDTLLTNQFNRAYQFLRNGEYSYSEQSFRNALQTIELGEVQDDNMIYRTYVNFGVLLNRIGKRKEATKFYDLAEQFTIENFGTNNQKLVPIYVNKGNIYNSEEDVFKAQSYYEKALAIIGDNNSRYLSHIYNNLGSNNYRKKNYKTAIYYYQKSLKIKSGNKSITYCGLANCYKVIGNYNKAEKYFKLSISNVKNTFGEDYYLLGDYYLNYAVFLDHLNEHDRALKNLNLAYEVYIKNYGFKHTDTALCLKNLGDWYSSTKKDYPQALEYYQKAILSEIDKFEDTDIYQNPSIDIIDPQISIVRILKTKAKALKSLYLHSSKINDLVFSLKSFDLCLDIIDKIRIAYLDEESKFALSENERDTYTQAIEIAVELYKKTGDDKYKEKAFKYAERSKSASLTSSLNEVNAKNFGGIPQDLQDQEIQLRKEIAEFREKVYEERKKPNPDIRLIKQWQENLFSLNEKYNQMVLLFEDDYPEYYALKYDNSPIDIENLQSSLNDDDVLIEYSLSDSALFVFSITTNSFNVKRQDINKKEIEFHLQEVRKCLRTNDFAENSAEYYRRFTKSANKLYKILVEPQDSLIMNKHLMIIPDGMMAYIPYGVLLKSEADSSRMNYRDLDYLIKSNTITYHKSATLGFSTKKSSLQFSSGNSILAFAPIYENVNDSILISERAYKGKLYPLPGVKEEVKNISKVIASDIYIDKQATEKNFKEHASDYDILHLAMHTIIDDENPMYSKLVFTQTTDTTQDNLLNTHEIYNMNFNARMVVLSACSTGEGKLMEGEGVMSLARGFFYAGCPSLIMTLWTVEDQTGSNLMSDFYGYLSQGLTKDNALRQAKLDYLKNADALKSHPYFWSGYVSLGDVNPLYEFNLERKLLYLFSGIVLVLFLLAMERKRRKKKVA